In one Culex quinquefasciatus strain JHB chromosome 2, VPISU_Cqui_1.0_pri_paternal, whole genome shotgun sequence genomic region, the following are encoded:
- the LOC119766431 gene encoding uncharacterized protein LOC119766431 has protein sequence MSTPFGKSKRTPRTPPLSPSPLPTPTLPKTPSTPQVKSVAEQKSEKKKKEEKRKMDAQLKALVKQREAVRGKLFRVRAALRDSEEEPNPNVRNVHFLQLQKRALENIYGECNDVQNKIYALPLSEDQDTVQTEKYVEFEGVFNDVSLKLSTLIDVVPKAEPAAPAAGAPIQQPAQHYLPPLQVPLPKFDGSYEKWYAFKALFTTLMNRYRQEEPALKLYHLRDCLVEKAAGIIDDEMINNNDYDAAWALLTLRYEDKRIVVDKLVEKLYGLPKISQEDAAELRKVIDTCTKNVDALRNQELPVAGLGEQMLINLIVGKMEKKLQLSWEAKQKKNVLSTYAALMAFLEEQCRISEKLDTKVKPVKESAKPKTAGRSHTLAVSDSRNELKCPVCKAAHELWKCEVFKNKSVSDKYEILKKCGACFNCLMKGHRTRACSSGSCRHCGKKHHSSLHEDSPSQVANSAAPTTPASEVSQTINTPAAGTSTTLCVSAASSEKQTVLSTAVVLVDGKCSTPIPCRVLLDSASQMNFVTERFANLLSLKLKPADYTVSGLNGNKTRISRRLRATIRSRHGNFAAELDFLVTPRITGELPVKSFDASEWPISSELVLADPAFNKRGRVDMLIGAEYFWNLLLDGRYELGPDRPVLRNTKLGWIAGGVIASDATVVARTLCQTSEEEPLIELLKSFYKVEACDEIRSSPTADDEMCLEHFQRTHERTEEGRYVVRHPFNERKRELGDSREMALRRFLALERKLDKQPELKEQYSQFIREYEQLGHMRVIEETPNEDPGSAFYLPHHCVLRPTSTTTKLRVVFDGSAKTSTGVSINDVLRIGPTIQNDLTAILLRFRGFQFVFTLDIPKMFRQVRVHPEDTRYQRIFWRYDRNDFLTVRELLTVTYGLGPSPFQATMALKQAAADHEDEFPRAAEVVDKGTYMDDVLTGADTLAEACELQREMTGLLAKACFGAHKCSKTIVKTLGVTWNPFEDWFSVSVPDFDDLEEVTRRKLLSQLAKIFDPLGFFGPVITYAKLILREVGELHIEWDDPVPTDIGEKWRSFRIELTALREVRLPRWISWKGALKLELHGYADASDLAYGACIYVKGFFANEETEMRLICSKSRILPKKRKPKEKAISTPS, from the exons ATGTCCACGCCGTTCGGGAAGTCTAAAAGAACGCCAAGAACACCACCACTGTCTCCGTCGCCGTTGCCGACACCAACACTACCAAAGACCCCGTCGACGCCGCAAGTGAAGTCTGTGGCCGAACAAAAGtcggaaaagaagaagaaagaagaaaagagGAAGATGGACGCGCAACTGAAGGCGCTAGTGAAGCAGAGAGAGGCAGTGCGTGGAAAGCTTTTTCGTGTGCGTGCGGCCTTGAGAGACAGCGAGGAGGAACCGAACCCGAACGTTCGAAACGTTCACTTCCTCCAGCTGCAGAAGCGGGCTTTGGAGAACATTTACGGCGAGTGCAATGATGTGCAGAACAAAATCTACGCACTGCCGCTCTCTGAAGACCAAGACACAGTGCAAACCGAGAAGTACGTGGAGTTCGAGGGTGTCTTCAACGACGTGTCGCTGAAGTTGAGCACGCTGATCGATGTCGTGCCGAAGGCGGAACCAGCTGCCCCAGCGGCCGGAGCGCCGATCCAGCAGCCAGCCCAGCACTACCTCCCACCGCTGCAAGTGCCCTTGCCCAAATTCGATGGGTCCTACGAGAAGTGGTACGCGTTCAAGGCGCTGTTCACCACTCTGATGAACCGCTACCGACAAGAAGAGCCCGCCCTGAAACTCTACCACCTGCGGGACTGCCTCGTAGAGAAAGCAGCCGGAATCATCGACGACGAGATGATCAACAACAACGATTACGACGCCGCCTGGGCGCTGCTCACGTTGCGCTACGAGGACAAGCGGATCGTCGTGGACAAGCTCGTGGAGAAACTCTACGGACTGCCCAAGATCAGCCAGGAGGATGCTGCGGAGCTGCGGAAGGTGATCGACACCTGCACGAAGAACGTTGATGCCTTGAGGAACCAGGAACTACCGGTGGCTGGGCTCGGCGAGCAGATGCTGATCAACCTCATCGTGGGCAAGATGGAGAAGAAGCTGCAGTTGTCCTGGGAGGCCAAGCAGAAGAAGAACGTGCTCTCGACCTACGCTGCGTTGATGGCGTTCCTGGAAGAGCAGTGTCGAATCTCCGAGAAGCTCGACACGAAAGTGAAACCAGTGAAGGAGAGTGCGAAGCCGAAAACGGCGGGAAGAAGCCACACGCTGGCAGTGAGTGATTCGAGAAACGAACTAAAGTGTCCAGTGTGCAAGGCCGCTCACGAACTGTGGAAGTGCGAAGTCTTTAAGAACAAAAGTGTCAGTGACAAGTACGAGATCCTGAAAAAGTGCGGCGCCTGCTTCAATTGTTTGATGAAAGGCCATCGAACCCGCGCGTGTTCGTCCGGCTCTTGTCGCCATTGTGGCAAGAAGCACCACAGCTCGCTCCACGAGGACAGTCCCAGCCAGGTCGCGAACAGCGCAGCTCCGACGACGCCAGCGTCCGAAGTGTCCCAGACGATCAACACACCAGCAGCGGGAACGTCGACAACCCTGTGCGTGAGCGCTGCGAGCTCGGAGAAGCAAACCGTCCTCTCGACTGCCGTGGTTTTGGTTGACGGCAAGTGCAGCACTCCCATCCCGTGCCGTGTGCTACTCGACTCCGCCTCGCAGATGAATTTTGTGACCGAACGCTTCGCGAACCTTCTCTCCCTGAAACTGAAACCCGCTGACTACACGGTCAGTGGTCTGAACGGCAACAAAACCCGGATTAGCCGTCGACTGCGCGCGACCATCAGGTCTCGCCACGGAAACTTTGCTGCTGAACTGGACTTCCTGGTGACCCCACGAATCACTGGTGAGCTTCCGGTGAAATCCTTCGACGCCTCGGAGTGGCCCATCTCAAGCGAACTTGTGCTGGCAGACCCGGCGTTCAACAAACGAGGACGCGTCGATATGCTGATCGGCGCCGAATACTTTTGGAACCTGCTACTAGACGGCCGATACGAACTCGGCCCCGACCGACCTGTGCTGAGGAACACCAAGCTGGGTTGGATTGCCGGAGGTGTGATTGCGAGCGATGCGACGGTCGTTGCGCGCACACTTTGCCAGACGTCTGAAGAAGAGCCGCTCATCGAGCTGCTGAAGAGCTTCTACAAGGTGGAGGCCTGCGACGAGATCCGCTCATCCCCGACGGCGGACGACGAGATGTGTCTGGAGCACTTCCAGCGCACACACGAACGAACTGAGGAAGGGCGCTACGTGGTACGTCACCCTTTCAATGAACGCAAGCGCGAGTTGGGAGACTCGCGTGAGATGGCGCTGCGGCGTTTTCTGGCTCTGGAGCGGAAACTGGACAAGCAGCCCGAACTGAAGGAGCAGTACTCGCAGTTCATCCGAGAGTACGAGCAACTCGGACACATGCGAGTGATCGAAGAAACACCGAACGAGGACCCGGGATCGGCGTTCTACTTGCCGCACCACTGCGTGCTGAGGCCCACGAGTACGACCACCAAGCTGCGGGTCGTGTTCGACGGGTCGGCGAAGACGTCCACGGGCGTCTCGATCAACGACGTTCTGAGGATCGGCCCAACAATCCAGAACGACCTGACGGCGATCCTGCTGCGATTCAGAGGCTTCCAGTTCGTCTTCACGCTCGACATCCCGAAGATGTTCCGGCAAGTGCGCGTCCATCCGGAAGACACAAGGTACCAGCGAATCTTTTGGAGGTACGACCGGAACGATTTTCTCACCGTTCGAGAGCTGCTCACGGTGACGTACGGCCTGGGACCCTCGCCGTTCCAAGCAACCATGGCGCTGAAACAAGCTGCAGCAGATCACGAAGACGAGTTCCCGAGGGCCGCCGAGGTGGTCGACAAGGGAACGTACATGGACGACGTACTGACGGGTGCCGATACGCTTGCTGAGGCGTGCGAACTCCAACGGGAGATGACCGGGCTCCTAGCGAAAGCCTGCTTCGGCGCCCACAAGTG CTCGAAGACGATCGTGAAAACGCTGGGCGTTACGTGGAACCCGTTTGAGGACTGGTTCTCGGTGTCAGTGCCCGACTTCGACGACCTGGAAGAAGTGACTCGGAGGAAGCTTCTGAGTCAGCTGGCCAAGATCTTCGACCCGCTGGGATTCTTCGGGCCAGTCATCACTTACGCGAAGCTGATCCTGCGAGAAGTTGGCGAGCTGCACATCGAGTGGGATGACCCGGTCCCAACAGACATCGGCGAGAAGTGGCGGAGCTTCCGCATCGAGTTGACCGCGCTGAGAGAAGTGCGACTGCCGAGATGGATCTCCTGGAAAGGCGCGCTCAAGCTAGAACTGCACGGGTACGCGGACGCATCTGATCTGGCCTACGGTGCGTGCATCTACGTGAAGGGCTTCTTCGCGAACGAGGAGACCGAGATGAGATTGATCTGCAGCAAGTCTCGAATCCTGCCCAAGAAACGGAAGCCCAAGGAGAAGGCCATCTCGACCCCGAGCTGA
- the LOC119766430 gene encoding uncharacterized protein LOC119766430 codes for MVVKFLSATELKFESVHLWSDSQIVLAWLKKLPQLLQTFVSNRVSEIQNLTQNFHWHYVATHENPADLISRGVTPKKLIKSKKWWQGRPRTTVAAAADEIVIPDDELPEMRTGVVLAMTVPVERFPMFDKLSSFTGIVRSMAYLVRLARFVKSRKTEVVKGRLTAKEMRTATLVIVRLVQREAFQPEILALMDGADTNHRLNGLKAFLDPDDGLLRVGGRIKRAFVPYDSRHQMLLPAKHPITEALVRELHVDNLHIGQRGLLAVVRQRFWPLNVKSTIRQVIRKCIVCFKANPLKTTQLMGDLPSYRVQPAPVFSNTGVDYAGPFWIKASSATHPGHSLELVSDLTTDAFLASLRRFASRRGCPKTMHSDNGTNFVGAKTELHELWQMFQNECATKKITSYCVEKGIEWSFIPPRSPHFGGIWEAGVKQVKHHLKRIVGERKLSYEELYTTLTQIEAVLNSRPLVPSSDDPSDYTAITPAHFLIGREMQAVPEPDYSHLKENRLSRWQLVQTMLQHFWRRWTAEYLPELQNRSKWLKTKVIKEGSLVLLVDQNAPPLQWPLGRIVTAHPGEDGVTRVVTVRMANGAEFKRAVTEVCLLPLDEDED; via the exons ATGGTCGTGAAGTTCCTGAGCGCCACGGAACTCAAGTTCGAATCGGTGCACCTCTGGAGTGACTCGCAAATCGTCCTGGCTTGGCTCAAGAAACTCCCGCAGCTGCTGCAGACGTTCGTGTCGAATCGGGTAAGCGAAATCCAAAACCTGACGCAAAACTTCCACTGGCATTACGTTGCTACGCACGAAAACCCGGCCGACTTGATTTCGCGGGGAGTCACACCGAAGAAGCTGATCAAGTCCAAGAAGTGGTGGCAGGGCCGACCACGCACAACCGTAGCCGCGGCTGCGGACGAAATCGTGATTCCGGATGACGAGCTGCCGGAAATGCGAACTGGAGTAGTGCTGGCCATGACAGTTCCTGTCGAACGTTTCCCGATGTTTGACAAGTTGAGCAGTTTCACGGGGATCGTCAGAAGCATGGCCTACTTGGTGCGCTTGGCGAGGTTCGTCAAGTCGCGCAAAACGGAGGTGGTGAAGGGACGACTCACCGCCAAGGAGATGCGCACAGCAACGCTCGTGATTGTGCGGCTGGTTCAACGCGAAGCATTCCAGCCAGAAATCCTCGCACTGATGGACGGTGCGGACACAAACCATCGACTCAACGGGCTGAAGGCGTTCCTAGATCCCGACGACGGCCTTCTGCGAGTTGGTGGCCGGATCAAGCGGGCGTTCGTGCCGTACGATAGCCGTCACCAGATGCTGCTGCCGGCTAAGCACCCGATCACCGAAGCACTCGTCCGAGAACTGCACGTGGACAACCTGCACATCGGGCAACGAGGTCTGCTTGCAGTTGTACGACAACGATTCTGGCCGCTCAACGTGAAGAGTACGATCCGCCAAGTGATCCGGAAGTGCATCGTGTGCTTCAAAGCGAACCCGTTAAAGACGACACAGCTGATGGGTGACCTCCCGTCGTATCGTGTCCAGCCAGCTCCGGTCTTCTCGAACACCGGTGTGGACTACGCCGGGCCATTCTGGATCAAGGCGTCGTCGGCCACGC ACCCGGGCCATTCACTTGAGCTGGTCTCGGACCTGACGACGGACGCCTTCCTAGCGAGCTTGCGACGATTCGCCAGCCGACGCGGGTGCCCGAAAACGATGCACTCCGACAACGGGACCAACTTTGTCGGGGCCAAAACGGAGTTGCACGAACTTTGGCAGATGTTCCAGAACGAGTGCGCCACGAAGAAGATCACCAGCTACTGCGTCGAGAAGGGAATCGAGTGGTCTTTTATCCCGCCGCGGAGTCCACACTTCGGCGGCATCTGGGAGGCCGGCGTGAAGCAGGTCAAGCACCACCTGAAGCGGATTGTCGGCGAACGAAAGTTGTCCTACGAGGAACTCTACACCACGCTGACCCAGATAGAAGCTGTTTTGAACTCGCGGCCCCTGGTGCCGAGCTCGGACGACCCGTCGGACTACACCGCGATCACGCCAGCGCATTTCTTGATCGGACGCGAGATGCAGGCCGTGCCAGAACCAGACTACTCGCACCTGAAGGAGAACCGACTGTCGCGATGGCAGCTGGTGCAGACCATGCTGCAGCACTTCTGGAGGCGGTGGACAGCTGAATACCTGCCGGAGCTGCAAAACCGATCGAAGTGGCTGAAGACGAAGGTCATCAAGGAGGGTTCACTCGTGCTGCTCGTGGACCAGAACGCGCCGCCTCTGCAGTGGCCCCTTGGACGAATCGTGACCGCGCACCCCGGAGAGGACGGCGTGACTCGCGTCGTTACGGTGCGCATGGCGAATGGAGCGGAGTTCAAGCGTGCGGTGACCGAGGTGTGTTTGCTGCCGTTGGACGAGGACGAGGATTGA
- the LOC119767814 gene encoding uncharacterized protein LOC119767814, giving the protein MISLFCAVIFILNFLQYQATVTIDFDEDLRECGNGLPMPDMDMSQFSILPQDDGSLLLNGTVTINKSYNDPTRWKMYTERLEQGKWNPGIVSRDIPNLCPVLKMPSEPWYQYTKHLENLHCPINAGYVERLDNLNIGNMAAVFDVPPQFIGEWRVYHEISTFRNGLPARECFMIPTTIAEV; this is encoded by the exons ATGATATCTCTTTTTTGTGCagttatttttatattaaatttcctTCAATATCAG GCTACCGTCACCATCGACTTCGATGAAGATTTAAGGGAGTGCGGAAATGGGTTGCCAATGCCAGATATGGACATGTCACAATTTAGCATTTTGCCCCAAGATGATGGATCTCTGCTGTTGAATGGAACGGTCACGATAAACAAGAGTTACAATGATCCCACCAGG TGGAAGATGTACACCGAACGCTTGGAACAGGGCAAATGGAACCCCGGAATAGTTTCGCGTGACATCCCAAACTTGTGTCCAGTACTAAAAATGCCTTCTGAACCATGGTACCAGTACACGAAACATTTGGAAAATCTGCACTGCCCTATCAACGCGGGC TATGTAGAACGTTTGGACAACCTCAACATTGGGAACATGGCCGCAGTGTTTGATGTGCCGCCGCAGTTCATCGGAGAGTGGAGAGTCTACCATGAAATTTCCACTTTTCGGAACGGATTGCCCGCCCGGGAGTGCTTCATGATACCGACCACTATTGCAGAAGTATAG